Sequence from the Hamadaea flava genome:
TGACGGTGGAGGCCAGACCATGCCTCAACCGGCGCGGCGTTCTTCCCACGACGGCGATGCCCGAGCGCGCCAGCCAGTACACGGATGACACCGCACGGTCTCCCTACGTATCGGGAAGTCCAGCCTCTGCGACCTGGCGTACCGAGGGATGCCGATGCCCGGAAATCTGGATGACCTGCTGGTGAACCCTGATCACGTCCGGCTCAGGCGGCGGCGAGCCGTTGCGCCGCACCGGGATCATGGGCCGGCAGCACGACCAGATCCGGGATGCGCCGCCGCAACTCGTTGACCATCGCCACGGCCTCCCGCATCGCCCTCCGGTCGCCGACGCCCGGGATCTCCCCGGCCGCGAGCAGGTCCGCGTCGTAGGTGAGGTCCCCGACCATCAGCAGCGGCGCGCGGCCGGGACGGCGTACCAGCAGGGATTGCGAACCCGCGGTGTGCCCAGGGGTCGGGAGCACGATCAGCGCGCCGTCACCGAACACGTCGTGCCCGGTCATGAACGGCGCCAGCTCCGCGTCGCCCAGCGCCTCGGGGGCCACTCGCTCCCAGCGCAGCCCTGGCACCTCTATATGGGTACGCAGAAAGCCGCGTTGCTCCGCGAACGGCTTTCGCATGTCGTCCCATTCGGTGGCGCTGACGAGAATCCGGGATCCGGCCAGTTCCGGAAGTCCGCCGATGTGGTCCTGATGCAGGTGGGACAGGATCGCCGTGTGCACGTCGCCGGGTCCGTGCCCGAGCCGTCGCAGGGCCGCCGTGAGCGTCTGATCAGGCGAGATGTCGAACTTCGCCAGCCGGTCGTAGATGTACCGGGTGGGACCGCCGGGGAAGTACGCCGGATCGGTGGTCGAGGCGATGTCCTGCCCGGTGTCGAAGAGCACCACGCCTTCGGGGTGCTCGATCACGTACGCGTTGATGGGCCGCGGCGGTGTCCAGTCGCGCGCCGTGACCATCAGCCAGAGGTAGGTGGGCTGGCGGGTCGGGCCGACGTGCTGCGGGCGGATCTGGACGCTGCCGGTGCTGATGACGGAGACCTTCATGTCGCCTGCCTTCATGTCGCTTGCCTTCATGTCGCCTGCCTTCGTGCCGATGAGACTCATGAGGGTTACGTTACGCGTCATTAGATGTCGTGTCACACATTGCCGGGGAGAGTGAGACGGCCCTCACAAATACATGTCGTGTAATCTAATGCCGTGACACCCGTTGAGGAACTGCGCTACCTGATCCTGGCCGCCCAGCGCGAGGGGAACCGGCAGCTCGCCCAGGCGCTCCGCCCGCACGGCATCACTCCCGCCCAGGCCGAAGTGCTGCGCCTGCTGGAGGACCGGCAGCCGCTCACCCTGTCCGGCCTCGGCGAACTGCTCGTCTGCGAGAGCGGCACCAACCCCAGCCGCCTCGTCGACCGGCTCGTGAGCGCGGAACTGGTGCGTCGCGTACCGGGGGAACAGGATCGGCGGCAGGTCGAGCTGAGCCTGACTCCGGCCGGCAGACGCCTCGCCCGCAAGGTCGCCGCGATCGAGGATGAACTCCACCGCATGTTGGCCGCGGCCGGCTCCGCTCGCGAACTCGCCACGGCCGCCACGTTCCTGCGTACGCTGGTCGCTGGCCAGCCCGCCGGGGACGCCGTCGCCCTCCGGAAAAGATCTTCGGCGCGGATGTAGAGAACCCCGTTCCGGCTCCGACCCAGGTTCGACAGCGAACAATTGGTAGGGCTGGAAGGAGCCGACATCATGCGCAAGGTCATCTACTGGGTGCACACCTCGGTCGACGGGTTCGTCGACGGGCCGAACGGCGAGTTCGACTGGCCCGTCATGGGACCGGAGCTGGCGGCGTACTCGGAACAGCTGGACGACCGGGTCGACACACTGCTGTTCGGCCGGGTGGTGTGGGCGATGATGGCCGGTTTCTGGCCGACCGCCGAACAGATCTCCGACGATGCGCACGTGGCGCGATTCGCGCCGTTCTGGCGGGCCACCCCGAAGATCGTCCTGTCCCGCACGTACGCCGGCGACGACTGGACCACCGCCGTGGTCGAGGCCGAGGCCGTCACCGAGCTCAAGCAGCAGGACGGCCGGGACCTGCTGCTCACCGGCGGCATCGGCGCGGCCGCGGCGCTCACCGAGCACGGCCTGATCGACGAATACCACGTCGCCGTCCACCCCGTCGTGCTCGGCGGCGGCCGCCCGCTCTTCGCACACCCGACCGACCGGCTCAACCTGCGGCTCGTGAACTCGGCCGTGGCCGACGGCCGCATCGTCATCAACCAGTACGAGCGCGCCTGACCCAGTCTGCGAAGTGATCTCCGGAATGCCAGCGACCTTTCCGCAGCCCGGTAACGTACGCCAGCCTCCGGAGATCAACCTAGCCGCCGGGGCTGGCGGCACCGCGCCGAGCGAAGTCCGCACGCTTCCTGCGTCTCCTGGGACTGAGCCGTCCCGATGGGCTGCCCGATGAGCGATGAGATCGGGGCAGTGCGTCCGGCGTACCAGATGACTCCCGACGTCGTGGCGATCGTCGCCGTCCATGGGACCGAGCTGGTGTTGATCCGCGAGTTCCGGCCGGCGGTCGGCGAGCGGGTCTTGCAGGTCCCGATGGGCAAGATCCCCGCCGGGATCGACCCGCGCGAGCAGGCGCTCGCGGAGCTGGCCGAGGAGACCGGCTTCGAGGCGCGGAACTGCGAGTTCGTCGCGTGCCTGTTCTCCGCGCCGGGGTGGATGAATCAGCGGATGCATGTCTTCCTGGCCACGGACCTGATCGAACTCGCGGAGCGGCCGCCCGGCGACCCGGACGAGGTGGACATCGAAGTCGTGCCGCTGCCGATTGCGAGCCTCGCTGAAGCGATGGCGGGCGGCGTGCTCCGGGATGCCCGGAGCATCGCCGCCCTCACTGTGGCGTTAGGCGCTTACGGCGTGACGACGACGCCGTGGAAGGTCACCACGAGGTGGCCGTCCGAGGCGTAGGACCAGCCCAGCGCGCCGCTGTAGGTGGTGCAGCGGGAGCCGTTCGTGCCGCTCCAGAACTGGTTGGAGCTGTCGGAGTCGCCGATGATCCGGTCGTTGGTCCCGCTGCTGAACCGGCAGGACGTGTTGGTGCGGAACACCGACGTTCCGGCGTCGAAGTTGAAGTTGCGCTCGGCGTTGTCGATGCTCACGTTGTTCGAGATCGTCATCGAGCCCGGGTTGCTGTTGTAGGTGAAGCCGTGCTTACCGTTGTGGTACGCGATGCTGCGCCGCACGATGTGGTTCACCCCGATGTCCTCGCCACCGAGCTTGTAGCCGTTGCGGTCGCCCGCCCCGGCCTGGCTGCCGTCGCTCAGCGTGCCGTTGTTGTAGGACAGCGAGTCTTCGATGGTCACCACGCCGATCGGGCCGGTGTCGGTCTTCGTGTACAGGTCCCAGCCGTCGTCGATGTTGTTGTGCGAGACGGCGTACCGGAAGACGTTGCCGGAGCCGACGGTGAGCTTGGCCGCGAAGCCGTCGGCGTCCTCCCCGTCGGAGTCGGCGTTGTCGTGCGACTCGGCGCTGAGGATCAGGTTGTTCGCCGGCCACTGCGCCTGCGGCGTGTCGGAGGCGATCCGGGACAGCTGCAGACCGGTGTCCCGATTGAACCGGGTCACCGTACGCTCGATGATGTTGTTGCTGCCGCCGACGAAGATGCCGTTGTCGCCGGCCCGCTCGACGACGAGGCCGTAGACCCGCCAGTAGTTCGCGTTCAGCGCCAGGCCCCGGTTGGCCGAGTCCTCGGTCTGCGCGGAGAAGTTGAGCACCGGCGTCTCCCCCGGGTACGCCGACAGCGTCTTGCGGGCGCTGGAGGTTCCACTGTTGGCGGGGGCGATCGTCACCGTCGACGAGTAGTTGTAGGTGCCGCCGCGCAGGTAGATCGTGCCGCCCGCCGCGATCCTCGTCAGCGCCGAGGTCAGCGTCGTCGGGTTGGCCTGCGTGCCGGCCGCGCTGTCAGTGCCGCCCGGCGCCACGTAGACCGCGCCGGTCGTCGGACTGGTCGTGGGGCTCACCGTCGGGCTGCTGGTCGGGCTGCTCGTCGGTGAACTGGTCGGGCTGCCGGTCGTCGCGCTCGGCGACGGGCCGGCCGCGTCGGTCACCACGACGTCGTCGAACCGGGCGCTGGCGTAGTACGTCGCCACGCCGATCTGGCCGCTGGCGAACTGCGTGTCGGTGGCCGTCAGGACGGTGCCGCCGTTGACGGTGCCCCGCAACGAGCTGCCGGCGACCTGCAGGCTCAACGCGTACGTCGTGTTCAGGGTGAACGTCAGCGAAGCCGAGGCCAGGGTCGTGGAGGAACCGCTGACGAGCTTCTTCAGTTCGACCGTGTTGTTGCTGCGCAGCGCGAGGTAGTAGTAGCTCGTCGACGACTGGGCCCGGGCCAGCACCGCCACGAAACGGTTGGTGCCGTTGGTCGCGGTCGGCTTCACGTTCACGGTCACCGTGTAGTCGGTCCAGCTGCTCGTGCCGGCTCGAGCCCGCGCATCCGAGCTGGTGCCGCTCTGCTGGTACGCGGGCGTGCCGTCGGTGACCACCGACCAGGTCCCGCCGCTGGTGCTCCAGCCGCTGGCGTTGCCGTCGTTGAAGTCGTCGCTGAACAGGGTGGCCGCGACGGCCGGACTGGACAGTCCGATCACGACTGTCGCCGCTGCCGCGAGCGTACCCATGACCGCGGCCATGGGCAGTTTCCATCGGAGTAGTGGGCGCATCTCCGTTCGCCTTTCCAGACTGGCCGATTCGCGCGGCCGATGACAGATCGAAATACGTTCGAAACAGGCCCAGCCTAGGGAAAGCGCTTTCCGAAATTCAAGGCTATGCGTTTGCAGGTTTGTTGCAGGTTCTGGCCTTTCGTTCGGCAGTCCGGGCCGGAGGCACTCCGAGTGGCCGAGTTCAGCGGCGGCGGCGTTCGGCGGTCCAGGCCGGAGGCACTCCGAGTGGCCGAGTTCAGCGGCGGCGGCGTTCGGCGGTCCAGGCCGGAGGCACTCCGAGTGGCCGAGTTCAGCGGCGGCGGCGTTCGGCGGTCCAGGCCAGTGCGCCGAGGAGTTCGAGCCGGATCAGGCCCGCGCCGCCGAATTTGATGAGCCGCCAGTATGGGGCGAATCGGCGGCCCGCGTCCGGGCTTGTCGGCTGCACCCGGGTCTCCACGACGACTTCGGTGCCGGCCTCCGTCGCCGCCAGCCGCAGCGACATGGCGGCTTTGGCCCAGCCCGGTTCGTCGAAGGACACGAACGCGCCCGGGCCCGGCGGTATCTTCGCCAGCTCCGGCTTGAGCCGCCAGAATTTCGCGACCGCGCCGCGTACCTGCTCGACTCCGTCCACTGTGGCGAGCATCGGCGGGCCGGACCGCAGCCGCTTCGACCCGAGCGTGCGTACGCCCATCAGCAGCCCGGTCACCGGCAGCCGCCGGCGCGGGATCTCGTCCAGGCTCGCCCAGACCGTCGGCGGATCGGCGGCGATGATCCGGGTGTAGCGGGAGTGGAAGGCGTACTCCGGGAGCAGGTCGTTCAGCAGGGTTGCGGAACCAGCCATTTCGGAACTGACAGTTTCGGAACTCATAGTTCCGTATGATGGCACGATGACGGACGAACCACAACGGGGCGGCCGCCCCCGCGACACCCGGGTGGACGCCGCGATCCTGGCCGCCACCCGGACGCTGCTGGCCGAGGTGGGCTACGGCGCGCTGACCATGGACCTCGTCGCCGGACGGGCCAACGTCGGCAAAGCCGCGATCTACCGCCGGTACGCGGGCAAGCAGGATCTCGTGTTCGCCGCCGCCGTCCACGGCCGCACCCTCGACCCGCCGCCCGACTCCGGCGATCTGCGTACCGACCTGCGCTGGCTGGTCGGCGGGATCGCCCGCAGCCTCAGCAGCCCCGAAACCCGGGCCGCCCTCCCGGCGCTGCTCGCCGACGTCACCGCCGACGACGACGTCGCCGACCGGTTCATGCGGACCTTCGTCGCCGAGGAACGGGCGTACGTCGAGACGATTCTCGACCAGGCCCGGCGCCGCGGCGACCTGCGTACGCCCGTCGACGCCGAAGTCGTGCACTCGCTGGTGCTCGGCGCGATCTTCGCCCGGATCTACCTGCTGCGGAAGCCGGCCGACAAGGCGTACCAGCACGAGGTGACCGACCTGGCGGCGAAGGCGCTGACCGAGGGCGCTCGGTAGGCCCTATCGCGGCAGATCACGGATGTGCGGGCAGGCCGCCGCCAAGATCGCGGGCAGATCCGTGATCTGCCGTTATACCGACCGGCGATCCAGGAAAATGGGCGCGTGAAGGCATCGCCCCGGCACCAGGCGGCCGCGATCTACGGCACGATCATCAGCGGCTCGGTCATGGCGGCCGCGCCGCAGGACTCGGTGCTCACGGTCGTCGTGCTGGTGCTGGTCACGGTGTTCGTCTACTGGCTCGCCGAGCGGTACGCCGACCTGCTGGGCGCGTACGCCCACGGCCATCACCTGACCCGGGCCGACGTCCGTCACTCGTTCAGCGAAGGGCTGCCGCTGATCCGCGCCTCGTACGCGCCGCTGATCGTGCTCATCGCGGCGGCCCTGCTCGGCGCGGACACCCGGACGGCGTTGACCATCGCGATGGGCTTCACCATCGCCTGGCTGTTCCTCATGGGCTACATCGCCGGACGCCGGCGCGGCGTCACCGGCTGGCCGCATGTGATCGTCACCGGGGCCGCCGGGCTGTTCGGGATCGTCCTGATGATCCTCAAACTCGCCCTGCACTGATCGCCTGGTCCGCCGGCACCGTCGCCGCGACCCGACCGGGCACTGTCTGCTGCGCCCAGTAGAAGTTGGTGTGCGCGATGACCTGATCCGGCGACGGCAGACCCAGCCCGTCCGGCAGCGGCCCGGTGGTGTGCGCGTCGCCGACGAGCGTCGTGTCGTAGCCCCGGGCGAGCGCGTTGTGCAGCGTCGCGCGTACGCAGGCGTCAGTCGCCGCACCCGTGACGAGCACCCGGCCGACACCGAGGCCGGCCAGCAGCTCGTCGAGGCCGGTGGCCTCGAACGAATCGGCGTGGTGTTTCTGCACGACCGGATCGCCGTCCTTCGGCGACAGCTCGGGGACGATCCGCCAGGGCTCGCCGCCGGCGACCAGCGACTCGTCGTTGTGCTGCACCCAGACGACCGGGACATGCTGGTCGCGCGCGCGATCCACCAGCCGCCCGATGGTCGCCACGACCCGGTCCCGCTCGTAGGCGTCGGACATCACACCGTTCTGCACGTCGACGACGAGCAGGGCGGTACCGGGCCGGTTTTCGAGCGTGGTCATGCGCCGACCCTAGCGAAGATCATCGGACATGCGTTCGCCTGCCCGACACTCCCGCGTTTCAGCGGCCGATAGCATCACCCGTCTACACCCCCTTTGCGTGATGTGAGGCCCCTCGTGATCTCGGCTCGGCTGCGGTATTGGTTCGACAACCTGATGTCCCGGGGCACTCCCGCACTGACCGGCCTGCTCGGCCTGGCGACGGTCGGGCTGGTGGTCGTGCTGGCCGGGATCGTGCTGGTCTTCACACCGTCTGCTGTGCACGGTCCCGGTGACGCGCTGTGGCAGAACTTCCTGCATGCCCTGGACGCCGGGACGATCGGCGGCGACCCCGAGGACCAGCCGCTCTACATCGCGTTCATGTTCGTGGCGACCGTCGGCGGCATCTTCATCCTGTCGGCGTTCGTCGGCGTACTGACGACCGGTCTGTCCGACCGGCTCGCCGAACTGCGCAAGGGCCGGTCGCAGGTCATCGAACGCGGCCACACCGTGGTCCTCGGCTGGTCCGATCAGCTGCCGACGATCATCCGCGAGCTGTCGCTGTCGGAGTCCGGCCGCACCACCGTGGCGATCCTGGCCGACCGGGACAAGGTCGCGATGGAGGACGAGCTGCGCGACAAGGTCGGCGACGCGGGCGATGTGCGGTTCGTGTGCCGCACCGGGAACCCGGCCGACCCCGCCGATCTGCGCATCGTGCGGCCGGAAGAGGCACGCGTCGTGATGATGCCCTCGCCCGCCGGGGACAGCCCCGACATCCAGGTGGTCAAGTCGCTGCTCGCGCTGCGCCAGCTCGACTGGCCCAAGGGCCGTCCGCCGTCCGTCGCGGTCATCCGCGACACCGGCAACATGCCCGCCGCCACGCTCGCCGGCGGCACCGAGGTCACCATCATCGACGCCGAGGACATCACCGCGCGCCTGCTCGTGCAGTCGCGGCGGCACCCCGGCCTGTCCGCCGTCTGCACCGACCTGCTCGGCTTCGAGGGCGTCGAGCTGCACATGCTCGCCGAACCGTCCCTGTCCGGGCTGTCCTACGCCTCGATTCTCCAGCGGTACGCGACCAGCACCGTCCTGGGCGTACGCCACAACGACGGGCGCGTCGAGGTGAACCCGGAGGCCGCCACGGTGCTCCAGGACGGCGACGAGCTGATCCAGCTGGCCGAGAACCGGGCGGCGATCCGGCTGGCGCTGGAGCCCTACCGAGTGGACACGTCGGCGATCAGCGGCAACGGCAAGAGCACCGCCGTCGCCGACGACACCCTCGTCCTCGGCTGGAACGACCGGGGGCCGACGATCGTCCGGCTGCTCGACCGCTACCTCACCGAGGGCTCGACGCTGCACGTCGCCGCGACCCGGCTCGACGTCGACACCACTGTGGACGGCGTACGCCATCTGTCGGTGAGCACCTCGCGCTGCGATCCGACGAACCGCCGCGCGCTGGAGGCGCTCAACCCGGCGAGCTACGAGCACGTCGTCGTGCTGGCCGACGACGAACTGGACGCCGCCCAGTCCGACGCCCGGAGCCTGGTGACCCTGCTGCACCTGCGCGACATCAAAGAGCGCGGCGGAGCCTCGTACGCGATCGTCGGCGAGCTGAACGACGACGCGAACCGGCGGCTGGCCCAGGTGACCCGGGCCGACGACTTCGTGGTGAGCCAGAAGATGATCAGCCTGCTGCTGACCCAGCTGGCCCGCAACGGCCACCTGAGCGCGGTCTTCGCCGAGTTGTTCGAACCCGGTGGCGCCGACATCTATCTCAAGCCGGTCGACGAGTACGTCGTCCCGGGTGTGGCGACGACCTTCGCCACCGTCATCGAGGCGGCGATCCGGCGCGGCGAGACCGCCTTCGGCTACCGCCGCAGCGACCTGACCGACCAGGCCCCGGCCTTCGGCGTACGCCTGAATCCGGACAAGGGCGAGGCGATCACCTTCACCGAGGCCGACCGGATCGTGGTGCTGGCCCGCAGTTGAGCGTAGCGTCGGCCTATGCGATGGGTCTGGCTGATTCTGGGCATCCTGCTGACGCTGTCCGGCGCGACCTGGACGGTGCAGGGCGTCGGCGTTCTCGGCGGCAGCAGCATGACCGGCGAGACGATGTGGGCGGTGATCGGGCCGATCGTGGCGATCGTCGGCCTGGTGCTGATCTGGCTCGGCCTGCGCAAGCCGGCCTCACCTAGCTAGCGCGCCGCCTAACAGCGGTATGACAGCGACGGTTCGGGTCGTGTTATCGGTCGATCCGTAGAACTGCCCTCATGACAGTTCAGAACATCGTCGTCGACGGGCTGCGCAAACGGTTCGGCTCGAAGCCAGCGCTGGACGGCATGACCTTCGCCGTCGACGCCGGGCGGGTGACCGGGTTCATCGGCCCGAACGGCGCGGGGAAGTCCACCACGATGCGGGTCGTGCTGGGGCTCGACCGGCCCGACGGCGGGACCGCGCTCGTCGGCGGCCAGCCGTATCGGACCCTGTCCCGGCCGCTCACCCAGCTCGGCTCGCTGCTCGACGCCTCGGCATTGCAGCCCAGCCGGACCGCCCGCAATCACCTGCTGTGGCTCGCCCATTCCCAAGGTCTGGGCGTACGCCGGGTGGACGAGGTGATCGAGCTGACCGGGCTCGGCTCGGCCGCCCGCCGCCGCGCCGGCGGCTTCTCCCTCGGCATGCGCCAGCGGCTCGGCATCGCCGCCGCGTTGCTCGGCGATCCGCGTACGCTCATGCTCGACGAGCCGTTCAACGGCATGGACCCCGAAGGCATCATCTGGATGCGGGGCTTCCTGCGGGAGCTGGCCCAGCAGGGACGGGCGGTGCTCGTCTCCAGCCATCTGATGAGCGAACTCCAGGACACCGCCGATCATGTCGTAGTCGTCGGCCGGGGGCGGGTGCTCGCCGACACCACGGTCGCTCGATTGCGCGCGACCATCTCCGACGGGCGGGTGAGCGTACGCACCGACGACGCGAACGCGGCGGGAGTGCTCGCCGCGGCGGGGGCGAACGTCGCGGCAGCCGAGCCGGGCACGCTCAGCGTCACCGGCCTCGCCGCACCGCACGTCGTCGCCGCACTGAACGCCCGTCAGGTGGTGTTCTCCGAGGTCACCGCCCATCGGGCCACCCTGGAGGAGGCGTACCTCGAACTCACTCGGGATGCCGTCGAATACCGCGCGGGCGAGGTGGCCCGATGAGGTCGCTGCGTGCCGAATGGACCAAGTTCCGCACCGTACGCGGCTGGGTGCTCGCCATGATCGTGGCGTCGGCCGCGATCGTCGGCCTGGGCATCATGCCGGGCATGCAGGGCACCTGTGGAGCCGATTGCGGTCTGCCGGTCGGGCCGGGCGGCGAGGAGGTCACCGACGCCTTCACCTTCATGCATCAGCCCATGACCGGCGACGGGACCATCGCCGCCCAGCTGACCTCGCTGACCGGCATCCTGCCCGACGACCCGGACCCGAGCGCCGAGCAGTCCGGTGGCGCCGGGCCGAGCGCGGCGAAGGGAGCGGCCGCCGGTCGCCCCGGTCTGGTCCCCTGGGCCAAGGCGGGCCTGCTGCTCAAGGACGGCACCCGCCCGGGTTCGGCGTACGCGGCCGTCATGCTGACCGGCACGCACGGCGTACGCCTCCAGTACGACTACACACACGACGTCGCCGGACCCGCTGCAACGCCGACATCAACGCCGACACCGCAATGGCTGCGGCTCACGCGTACCGGTGACACCGTCAGGGCTGAGGTCTCGGCGGACGGGTCCGCTTGGCAGACCGTCGGCACCGCTGATCTCAGCGGGCTGCCCGACACCGTGGAGGTCGGCCTGTTCGCCACCTCTCCGCAGTATTCCGCCGCGACCAGCGGTGCGTTCGGGATGTCCGGCGCGTCCGGCGGCCCGACCCAAGCGACCGGCGTGTTCGAGAACGTGGCGGTCACCGGTACGCCGAGCGGCGGCTGGCGCGGCGAGATCATCGGCGGTGCCGACGACAATGCCGGCGGGGCCACGCAGGACAGCGGCCGCTTCACCGTCAGCGGCACGGGCGACATCGCGCCCGCCGTCGCCGGGGCCGCCGGGTTGGGCGTCACCATCACGCAGACCCTCGTCGGCACCTTCGCCGGGCTCATCGTCGTGGTCGTGGTCGGCGCCATGTTCATCACCGCCGAATACCGTCGCGGCCTTGTGCGTACAACTATGGCGGCGAATCCCCGGCGGGGCCGGACGCTGGCCGCGAAGGCCGTGGTGATCGGCGCGGTCACGTTTGTGACGAGCCTGCCGGGCGTGGCGGCGGTGGTGGTCATCGGGCAGAAAGTGTTACGCGCCAACGGCGTCTACGTGCACGCGGCGTCGGCGGTCACCGAGGCGCAGGTGATCGTCGGGACCGCCGCGGTGCTCGCGGTGTCCGCGGTGCTCGCGCTGGCGCTCGGGATGATCGTGCGGCACAGCGCGGCGGCCGTCACCACGGCGATCGTCGCGATCGTGCTCCCCTATCTGCTGACGATGACGGTGCTACCGGCCGGGGCCGGGCAGTGGCTGCTGCGGCTCACCCCGGCAGCCGCGTTCGCCGTGCAGCAGAGCACCCCGCAGTACGCGCAGGTGGACAACATCTACACGCCGGTGAACGGGTACTTCCCGCTCGTGCCGTGGGCCGGGTTCGCCGTGTTGTGCGGCTGGACCGCGATCGCGCTGGCCGCCGCGACCCTCCTGGTACGCCGGAGGGACGTATGACGAACGCACTGCGCGCGGAATGGACGAAGCTGCGGACGTCGCCGGGCACGGCGTGGCTGCTCCTGACGATCGTCGTGCTGACGGTCGGGGTGGGCACGGCGGCCGCCGCCACCATCACCTGCGGCGGCACCGGCTGTCCCGAGGATCCGGCGAAGATCAGCTTCACCGGCGTCCAGCTCGGCCAGGCCGTCGTCGTGATCCTCGCCGTCCTGACCATCAGCGGCGAGCACGCCACCGGCATGCTGCGGGTGAGCCTGTCCGCCGTGCCGAACCGGCTGCGGCTGCTCATCGCCAAGGCGATCGTGGTGACCGGTGCGATCGGGGCGGCCGGGCTCCTCGCCGTGGCGGGCTCGTTCCTGGCCGGTCGGCTGCTGCTGCCCGGCAGCGGATTCACCGCCGCCCACGGCTTCGCCCGGCTGTCGCTGTCCGACGGAGCAGTGCTCCGCGCCACCACCGGCTCCGTGCTCTACCTCGTGCTCATCGCGCTGGTCGCGCTCGGATTGTCCACAGTGGTACGCGAGACCGCCGCGTCGATCGGCGTACTGCTGGGGCTGCTCTACCTGATTCCACTGATCACCCAGGCGGTCTCCAGTCCCAGCTGGAAACGGCACCTGCAGCAGATCACCCCGACCGCCGGATTGTCCGTGCAGGCGACCACTCAGCTGTCGACGTTGCCGCTGACGCCGTGGCAGGGCTTGGGCGTGCTGGCCTGCTGGGCGGCCGGGTCGCTACTGCTCGCCGCTGTGGTCCTTCACCGGCGGGACGCCTGAGGGCGGCATGATCAGGGTCATTTCCATGCTGACATGTCAGCATGGAAATGACCCTGATCATGGAACGGGCCTAGCTGGCTCGGCCTAGCTAAGGGTGATGGCGGCGTCGTCGATGACGAACGACGTCTGGAGCGAGGAGTCCTCGGTTCCAGTGAACTTCAGGGTCGCGGTGGTTCCGGCGTACGCGGAGATGGTGACGGTGCGCAGGACGTAGCCGGTCGCCTTGTTGAGGTTGGAGTAGGTCGCCACGCTGGTGCCGTTGACGGTGACCGTGAGCTTGTCGTACTGCGTCGACGTAGTGGTCTCGGCAGAGTCGATGTGCAGGTAGAAGGTCAGCGTCGCCTTGCAGCCCGCCGGAATGGCGACGGCCTGCTGCAGCGTGTCGGTGTGCGTACTGCCGTAGCCGTTGAGCCACGCCTTCCACGAACCCGAG
This genomic interval carries:
- a CDS encoding cysteine hydrolase family protein, with the protein product MTTLENRPGTALLVVDVQNGVMSDAYERDRVVATIGRLVDRARDQHVPVVWVQHNDESLVAGGEPWRIVPELSPKDGDPVVQKHHADSFEATGLDELLAGLGVGRVLVTGAATDACVRATLHNALARGYDTTLVGDAHTTGPLPDGLGLPSPDQVIAHTNFYWAQQTVPGRVAATVPADQAISAGRV
- a CDS encoding dihydrofolate reductase family protein produces the protein MRKVIYWVHTSVDGFVDGPNGEFDWPVMGPELAAYSEQLDDRVDTLLFGRVVWAMMAGFWPTAEQISDDAHVARFAPFWRATPKIVLSRTYAGDDWTTAVVEAEAVTELKQQDGRDLLLTGGIGAAAALTEHGLIDEYHVAVHPVVLGGGRPLFAHPTDRLNLRLVNSAVADGRIVINQYERA
- a CDS encoding MarR family winged helix-turn-helix transcriptional regulator gives rise to the protein MTPVEELRYLILAAQREGNRQLAQALRPHGITPAQAEVLRLLEDRQPLTLSGLGELLVCESGTNPSRLVDRLVSAELVRRVPGEQDRRQVELSLTPAGRRLARKVAAIEDELHRMLAAAGSARELATAATFLRTLVAGQPAGDAVALRKRSSARM
- a CDS encoding N-acyl homoserine lactonase family protein codes for the protein MSLIGTKAGDMKASDMKAGDMKVSVISTGSVQIRPQHVGPTRQPTYLWLMVTARDWTPPRPINAYVIEHPEGVVLFDTGQDIASTTDPAYFPGGPTRYIYDRLAKFDISPDQTLTAALRRLGHGPGDVHTAILSHLHQDHIGGLPELAGSRILVSATEWDDMRKPFAEQRGFLRTHIEVPGLRWERVAPEALGDAELAPFMTGHDVFGDGALIVLPTPGHTAGSQSLLVRRPGRAPLLMVGDLTYDADLLAAGEIPGVGDRRAMREAVAMVNELRRRIPDLVVLPAHDPGAAQRLAAA
- a CDS encoding CASTOR/POLLUX-related putative ion channel, coding for MISARLRYWFDNLMSRGTPALTGLLGLATVGLVVVLAGIVLVFTPSAVHGPGDALWQNFLHALDAGTIGGDPEDQPLYIAFMFVATVGGIFILSAFVGVLTTGLSDRLAELRKGRSQVIERGHTVVLGWSDQLPTIIRELSLSESGRTTVAILADRDKVAMEDELRDKVGDAGDVRFVCRTGNPADPADLRIVRPEEARVVMMPSPAGDSPDIQVVKSLLALRQLDWPKGRPPSVAVIRDTGNMPAATLAGGTEVTIIDAEDITARLLVQSRRHPGLSAVCTDLLGFEGVELHMLAEPSLSGLSYASILQRYATSTVLGVRHNDGRVEVNPEAATVLQDGDELIQLAENRAAIRLALEPYRVDTSAISGNGKSTAVADDTLVLGWNDRGPTIVRLLDRYLTEGSTLHVAATRLDVDTTVDGVRHLSVSTSRCDPTNRRALEALNPASYEHVVVLADDELDAAQSDARSLVTLLHLRDIKERGGASYAIVGELNDDANRRLAQVTRADDFVVSQKMISLLLTQLARNGHLSAVFAELFEPGGADIYLKPVDEYVVPGVATTFATVIEAAIRRGETAFGYRRSDLTDQAPAFGVRLNPDKGEAITFTEADRIVVLARS
- a CDS encoding cellulose-binding protein, yielding MRPLLRWKLPMAAVMGTLAAAATVVIGLSSPAVAATLFSDDFNDGNASGWSTSGGTWSVVTDGTPAYQQSGTSSDARARAGTSSWTDYTVTVNVKPTATNGTNRFVAVLARAQSSTSYYYLALRSNNTVELKKLVSGSSTTLASASLTFTLNTTYALSLQVAGSSLRGTVNGGTVLTATDTQFASGQIGVATYYASARFDDVVVTDAAGPSPSATTGSPTSSPTSSPTSSPTVSPTTSPTTGAVYVAPGGTDSAAGTQANPTTLTSALTRIAAGGTIYLRGGTYNYSSTVTIAPANSGTSSARKTLSAYPGETPVLNFSAQTEDSANRGLALNANYWRVYGLVVERAGDNGIFVGGSNNIIERTVTRFNRDTGLQLSRIASDTPQAQWPANNLILSAESHDNADSDGEDADGFAAKLTVGSGNVFRYAVSHNNIDDGWDLYTKTDTGPIGVVTIEDSLSYNNGTLSDGSQAGAGDRNGYKLGGEDIGVNHIVRRSIAYHNGKHGFTYNSNPGSMTISNNVSIDNAERNFNFDAGTSVFRTNTSCRFSSGTNDRIIGDSDSSNQFWSGTNGSRCTTYSGALGWSYASDGHLVVTFHGVVVTP
- a CDS encoding NUDIX hydrolase codes for the protein MSDEIGAVRPAYQMTPDVVAIVAVHGTELVLIREFRPAVGERVLQVPMGKIPAGIDPREQALAELAEETGFEARNCEFVACLFSAPGWMNQRMHVFLATDLIELAERPPGDPDEVDIEVVPLPIASLAEAMAGGVLRDARSIAALTVALGAYGVTTTPWKVTTRWPSEA
- a CDS encoding TetR/AcrR family transcriptional regulator, which produces MTDEPQRGGRPRDTRVDAAILAATRTLLAEVGYGALTMDLVAGRANVGKAAIYRRYAGKQDLVFAAAVHGRTLDPPPDSGDLRTDLRWLVGGIARSLSSPETRAALPALLADVTADDDVADRFMRTFVAEERAYVETILDQARRRGDLRTPVDAEVVHSLVLGAIFARIYLLRKPADKAYQHEVTDLAAKALTEGAR